In Geminocystis sp. NIES-3709, a single genomic region encodes these proteins:
- a CDS encoding ATP-dependent helicase, protein MVDDKIDRDLKNKILSLVANLREGQKQLALWKGGKMAVSAVPGAGKSHGLATAAAITIAKNKLHSNRQLIIVTYTRSATASIEKKVKEILTQELKLLPVGFSVQTIHSLAVNIANRYPQLSQLEMENRTLTDINSSHPLIFDTVNQWVKNHPELYELLLKGEKSLSDDESELLQRESILLNDILPKVAYNAISIIKSSDLTLNDSFYLPNNLSNPYPLMTIAKGLYEEYQELMIKQQRIDYDDLILSALRVLKHDRAREILQEEVFAVFEDEAQDSSPLQEKLLEILATDTQNNQTNFVRVGDSNQAINSTFTSADPKYFRDFCHQCQENNSFYTMNQAGRSCQIIIDTANKTLTWVNNKIKAELVNKKVDDISSLIPFENQEIKPVIIAENSTNINPQSEGKGLEIEYPKDIYQTVDLIKAKIIKLWDKKNKEKLENFAILVRENKQGKFLYDYLKDLEKTHNLKVKLISDTDSYAKIPQEILSLLQFLDSPHSSQYLRKTLEIVTERLNLNLEDITSLSIYPEKFLYPTLIDCPQNEQVIKIKNECIKLLQARLELAPYQLIIFLSLALKYDQLELATVQKLNERIKQEIKTNISLKSIIDTLKAIVNGEKFKGVEIEDEKSYQKEGQLTIITMHKAKGLEWDYVFLPFLHENIIPGNGEGYMPKNASFIGKFNLADVTRSILRSIVHHDKLDQKEMSIDEASLENNYQKKAEEYRLLYVAMTRAKKLLWMSSAKKAPWRWGFFEDNGNKSQLQDQAPCPVIIALS, encoded by the coding sequence ATGGTAGATGATAAAATCGATCGAGATTTAAAAAATAAAATACTGTCTTTAGTAGCAAATTTAAGAGAAGGACAAAAACAACTAGCCCTGTGGAAAGGTGGTAAAATGGCAGTGTCTGCCGTGCCAGGGGCGGGAAAATCTCATGGTTTAGCGACGGCGGCGGCTATAACTATCGCTAAAAATAAACTCCACAGTAATCGACAGTTAATTATTGTAACCTATACTCGATCGGCAACTGCCAGTATCGAAAAAAAAGTCAAGGAAATACTCACACAAGAATTAAAATTGCTTCCGGTTGGCTTCAGTGTGCAAACCATCCACAGTTTAGCGGTGAATATAGCTAATCGCTATCCTCAATTATCTCAATTAGAAATGGAAAATCGTACTTTAACGGATATAAATTCTAGTCATCCGCTCATTTTTGATACTGTAAATCAATGGGTAAAAAATCATCCTGAATTGTATGAATTATTGTTAAAAGGTGAAAAAAGTTTAAGTGATGACGAAAGCGAACTATTACAACGAGAGTCTATTTTATTAAATGATATATTGCCAAAAGTAGCTTATAATGCTATATCTATTATTAAAAGTTCGGATTTAACTCTCAATGATTCTTTTTATTTACCTAATAATCTCAGTAATCCTTATCCATTGATGACAATTGCCAAAGGGTTATATGAAGAATATCAGGAGTTGATGATAAAACAACAAAGGATAGATTATGATGATCTCATTTTATCTGCTTTAAGGGTATTAAAACACGATCGAGCCAGAGAAATTTTACAAGAAGAAGTCTTTGCTGTATTTGAAGACGAGGCACAAGATTCTAGCCCGTTACAAGAAAAATTACTGGAAATTTTAGCAACAGATACTCAAAATAATCAAACTAATTTTGTCAGAGTGGGTGATTCTAATCAAGCAATAAATTCCACATTTACTTCTGCTGATCCTAAATACTTTCGTGATTTTTGTCATCAATGTCAAGAAAATAATAGTTTTTATACTATGAATCAAGCAGGAAGAAGTTGTCAAATTATTATTGATACTGCCAATAAAACTTTAACATGGGTTAATAATAAAATAAAAGCAGAATTAGTTAATAAAAAAGTTGATGATATATCGTCCTTAATTCCTTTTGAAAATCAAGAGATAAAACCTGTTATAATTGCTGAAAATTCAACTAATATTAATCCACAATCTGAAGGGAAAGGACTTGAGATTGAATATCCAAAAGATATTTATCAAACCGTAGATTTAATAAAAGCAAAAATTATTAAATTATGGGATAAAAAAAATAAGGAAAAACTAGAAAATTTTGCTATCTTAGTTAGAGAAAATAAACAAGGAAAGTTTTTATATGATTATTTAAAAGACTTAGAAAAAACTCATAATCTTAAAGTTAAATTAATCAGTGATACTGATAGTTATGCAAAGATTCCTCAAGAAATTTTATCTCTTTTACAATTCTTAGACTCTCCTCATTCTTCTCAATATCTTAGAAAAACTTTAGAAATAGTCACGGAAAGGTTAAACTTAAATCTTGAAGATATAACCTCTTTAAGCATTTATCCTGAAAAATTTTTATATCCGACTTTGATAGATTGTCCTCAAAATGAGCAGGTAATTAAAATAAAAAATGAATGTATAAAATTGTTACAAGCTCGTTTAGAATTAGCACCTTATCAATTAATTATTTTTCTTTCCTTAGCTTTAAAATATGATCAATTAGAATTAGCTACGGTACAAAAATTAAACGAAAGAATCAAACAAGAAATCAAAACAAATATTTCCTTAAAATCTATCATTGATACCTTAAAAGCAATAGTTAATGGTGAAAAATTTAAGGGAGTAGAAATAGAAGACGAAAAGAGTTATCAAAAAGAAGGACAATTGACTATTATTACAATGCACAAGGCAAAAGGCTTAGAATGGGATTATGTTTTTTTACCTTTTTTGCATGAAAATATTATCCCAGGAAATGGTGAAGGATATATGCCAAAAAATGCTAGTTTTATCGGAAAATTTAACTTAGCTGATGTCACTCGATCGATATTAAGATCTATTGTTCATCATGATAAATTAGATCAAAAAGAAATGTCAATAGATGAGGCATCTTTAGAAAATAATTATCAGAAAAAAGCAGAAGAATATCGTTTATTATATGTAGCAATGACAAGGGCAAAAAAATTATTATGGATGTCATCAGCAAAAAAAGCACCTTGGCGATGGGGTTTTTTTGAAGATAATGGTAATAAATCTCAATTGCAAGATCAAGCTCCTTGTCCTGTTATTATAGCCCTTAGTTAA
- a CDS encoding alpha/beta hydrolase, producing the protein MSFFIILFFALIGLFLSLWIIIPAPNLFLLPFGVAVPEISPFLVIFNSLVLLLSIYLRESWYISIAISTISLILTLLPLIQIPNTIKKFDQEIELKLGEDYLKSIPKSIQEKMRSDPFIWKDILRGIPQKKIRIKRGIEFAKFGETSLKLNIYQPLLEGKYPTLIMIYGGAWRKGSPDSDERFSCYITHQGYTVITLDYRHAPKYHFPTQLEDINRGLKYIKDNASHLNIDINNIAIMGRSAGGQLAFLTAYEPQEITFKALINYYSPINLTQAYQFPAVPDPINTRKVLEDYLGGKPDEIPDKYKQASPINHIKKNLPLTLLIYPERDHIVPVKVADIISNKLTDFDNCHVLLTIPWAEHAFDAIFSGISNQIALYYTERFLAYALYSNIPQFDIKLSMKGGGRREETGDSGNN; encoded by the coding sequence ATGTCATTTTTTATCATTTTATTCTTTGCTTTAATAGGTTTATTTTTAAGTCTTTGGATTATCATTCCAGCACCCAATTTATTTCTCCTACCTTTTGGGGTTGCTGTACCTGAAATTAGTCCTTTTTTAGTTATCTTTAATAGTTTAGTCTTGTTATTATCTATTTACTTAAGAGAATCTTGGTATATCTCGATCGCAATTAGTACAATTAGTTTAATATTAACATTATTACCCTTAATCCAAATACCAAACACCATTAAAAAATTTGATCAAGAAATTGAGTTAAAATTAGGAGAAGATTACTTAAAATCGATACCAAAATCAATTCAAGAAAAAATGCGATCTGATCCTTTTATTTGGAAAGATATATTAAGGGGTATTCCCCAAAAAAAAATTAGGATTAAAAGAGGGATAGAATTTGCAAAATTTGGGGAAACAAGTCTTAAACTAAATATTTATCAACCTCTTCTCGAAGGAAAATATCCCACCCTAATTATGATTTATGGTGGTGCATGGCGCAAAGGTTCACCTGACAGCGATGAAAGATTTAGCTGTTACATTACCCATCAAGGTTATACCGTTATTACCCTCGACTATCGTCATGCTCCAAAATATCACTTTCCTACACAACTCGAAGATATTAATAGAGGGTTAAAATATATTAAAGACAATGCTTCTCACCTTAATATTGATATAAATAATATCGCTATTATGGGTCGATCGGCAGGAGGGCAACTGGCTTTTTTAACAGCTTACGAACCTCAAGAAATTACATTTAAAGCACTCATCAATTATTATTCTCCTATCAATTTAACCCAAGCATACCAGTTTCCAGCAGTTCCTGATCCTATCAATACTCGGAAGGTGTTAGAAGATTATTTGGGAGGAAAACCTGACGAAATTCCAGACAAATATAAACAAGCATCACCCATTAATCATATTAAGAAAAATCTACCACTCACTCTTTTGATTTACCCTGAAAGAGATCACATCGTTCCCGTCAAGGTTGCTGATATAATCTCGAATAAATTAACAGACTTCGATAATTGTCATGTTTTATTAACAATTCCTTGGGCTGAACACGCTTTCGATGCTATCTTTTCTGGTATTAGTAATCAAATAGCTTTGTACTATACTGAACGATTTTTAGCTTATGCTTTATACTCAAATATACCTCAGTTCGACATAAAACTTTCGATGAAGGGAGGAGGTAGGAGAGAGGAGACAGGAGATAGTGGGAATAATTGA
- the gcvH gene encoding glycine cleavage system protein GcvH — protein MSLEYPDDLRYLDSHEYVRLDGEIATIGITAFAIEELGDIVFLELPELGDAIGVEDNIGTVESVKAVSEIYSPISGTVIDRNEMLIESPESIADDPYGEGWLIKVRLDNPDDDLEDTLSADEYKSLVEPEDD, from the coding sequence ATGAGCTTAGAATATCCTGATGATTTAAGATACCTTGATTCCCATGAATATGTTCGTTTAGACGGAGAAATAGCGACCATTGGTATTACGGCCTTTGCTATTGAAGAATTAGGCGATATTGTTTTCCTCGAATTGCCCGAATTAGGAGATGCCATCGGTGTGGAAGACAACATTGGTACTGTTGAATCAGTAAAAGCAGTTTCGGAAATATACTCCCCCATTTCTGGTACAGTGATCGATCGTAATGAAATGTTAATCGAATCTCCAGAATCGATCGCTGATGATCCTTATGGGGAAGGTTGGTTGATAAAAGTTAGATTAGATAACCCTGACGACGATTTAGAAGACACCCTATCTGCGGATGAATATAAATCTTTAGTCGAACCTGAAGACGACTAA
- a CDS encoding biopolymer transporter ExbD translates to MTQLSKESQVLEKKLSTNHHKFTTKPFKLWQDITEEEVRIEIVPMIDVIFCILIYFILAAVGFSRQQALSLNLPKASTGTAQMREMLVVSLDNRGQLYLEKQPVSQVQLYSAIKNYHSLNPSGLMVLHASQEVRYSQVIEVLDMLKEVGGERVALATLPGKSQAPTQTVDPYSGFNPYYPSYPDGSVTPQPVQPPVSPEPPPLPTN, encoded by the coding sequence ATGACTCAATTATCTAAAGAATCCCAAGTATTAGAAAAAAAACTTTCTACTAATCATCATAAATTTACAACTAAGCCTTTTAAACTATGGCAGGATATTACTGAAGAAGAAGTCAGAATCGAAATTGTGCCAATGATTGACGTAATTTTTTGTATTTTGATTTATTTTATTTTGGCGGCAGTGGGTTTTTCTCGTCAACAAGCCTTAAGTTTAAATTTACCGAAAGCCAGTACGGGAACAGCTCAAATGCGAGAGATGCTAGTGGTTAGCTTGGATAATCGAGGACAGTTATATTTAGAAAAACAACCCGTTAGTCAAGTTCAACTTTATAGTGCCATAAAAAACTATCACAGTTTAAATCCTAGTGGTTTAATGGTACTTCATGCTTCTCAAGAAGTTCGTTATAGTCAAGTAATTGAAGTATTAGATATGCTCAAAGAAGTGGGAGGAGAAAGGGTTGCTTTAGCGACTTTGCCCGGTAAATCTCAGGCACCTACTCAGACGGTGGATCCTTATTCTGGGTTTAATCCATATTATCCTAGTTATCCCGATGGTTCTGTTACTCCACAACCTGTACAACCCCCAGTATCACCCGAACCTCCTCCGCTTCCTACAAATTAA
- a CDS encoding MotA/TolQ/ExbB proton channel family protein has translation MTLAELIEKGGVSIWPLLFLSILALGTIIERIWFWSKVLIKEEQILNNIMDAATTNWGKVEEIASRYRNHPLGKFLNTPLQLDNPDPEVFHLALETAADDELALMRKGDKILEGVIALSPLLGLLGTVLGLIRSLGSISLSDLGTASTSGVTQGIGESLISTAVGLIVAITGVVFYRLFQAFWFNQVRIFRKAGSDLEVIYRQRWIQQEEQMGII, from the coding sequence ATGACTTTAGCAGAATTAATCGAGAAGGGTGGCGTATCGATTTGGCCTCTTTTATTTTTATCTATCTTAGCCTTGGGTACTATTATTGAACGTATCTGGTTTTGGTCAAAGGTATTAATTAAGGAAGAACAAATTTTAAATAATATTATGGATGCAGCTACCACTAACTGGGGAAAAGTTGAAGAAATTGCTTCTCGATACCGTAATCATCCTTTGGGAAAATTTTTAAATACACCTTTGCAATTAGATAATCCGGATCCTGAAGTATTTCATTTAGCTTTAGAAACGGCCGCTGATGACGAATTAGCTTTAATGCGTAAAGGTGACAAAATTTTAGAAGGAGTGATTGCTTTATCTCCGTTATTAGGGTTATTAGGGACTGTTTTGGGCTTAATTCGTTCTTTAGGTTCCATCTCTCTTAGTGATTTGGGTACAGCTTCTACTTCTGGAGTAACTCAAGGTATTGGAGAATCTTTAATTTCTACTGCTGTAGGATTAATTGTGGCTATTACCGGTGTAGTTTTTTATAGATTATTTCAGGCTTTTTGGTTTAATCAGGTAAGAATTTTTCGTAAGGCAGGAAGTGATTTAGAAGTTATTTATCGTCAGAGATGGATTCAACAAGAGGAACAAATGGGAATTATATGA
- a CDS encoding late competence development ComFB family protein has product MEIFVDEEIQLQLANNRNLSLSANDLNLVEVATFALNRLPSLYASSQEGIQKQKAKGMVQLKPKVKQAVAQGFAAVVRDPLRKSTPLPSEKTDTILDAKKTLTNLNDSFPKEELATLVDFMESFLQKVKREEITEQEVIKLFYLLDYYGDENGDGLFFSNKKVIWVD; this is encoded by the coding sequence ATGGAAATTTTCGTCGATGAAGAAATTCAACTTCAGTTAGCCAATAATAGAAACTTGAGTCTTTCAGCGAATGATTTGAATTTAGTAGAAGTCGCTACTTTTGCGTTGAATCGTCTCCCTAGTTTATATGCTTCATCACAAGAAGGTATTCAAAAACAAAAAGCGAAAGGCATGGTACAGTTAAAGCCTAAAGTTAAACAAGCGGTAGCTCAAGGATTTGCCGCAGTAGTAAGAGATCCTCTTAGAAAATCAACTCCTCTTCCCTCCGAAAAAACTGACACAATCCTAGATGCGAAAAAGACTCTAACCAATTTAAACGATTCTTTCCCAAAAGAAGAATTAGCTACTTTAGTTGATTTTATGGAATCGTTTTTACAAAAAGTTAAAAGGGAAGAAATCACTGAGCAAGAAGTAATCAAGCTATTTTATTTATTAGACTATTATGGGGATGAAAATGGAGATGGCTTATTTTTTTCCAATAAAAAAGTTATCTGGGTTGATTAA
- the proS gene encoding proline--tRNA ligase, which produces MRLSQMLFQTLREDPAEAEIKSHKLLLRAGYIRRIGSGIYAYLPLMNRVLQKISNIVREEMNATGAMECLLPQMQPAELWQESGRWETYTKAEGIMFSLIDRQDRSLALGPTHEEVITTIAKEMIKSYRQLPTHLYQIQTKFRDEIRPRFGLMRGREFIMKDGYSFHTSPECLKKTYQDMDQAYRNIFSRCGLKFQAVEADSGAIGGSGSQEFMVLADAGEDDIVYTEDGKYAANVEKAVSLPSDVIPSPFTTYEKKATPHTETIAKIASFLECSPTNMVKNVLYQAVYDSGKTVLVLVSIRGDQDVNEVKLQNELVKLASNYQATTVLSLTVPDRTAQGKWSTKPLPLGYIAPDLSDDYIAKSDQVEGNFLRLVDRTAVDLENFVTGANESDYHVVGANWGKEFTLSKLIVDVRKAQVGDRSIHDPNQVLQTARGIEVGHIFQLGTKYSQAMGATYTGEDGTEKPFVMGCYGIGVSRLAQAAVEQSHDKDGIIWPTSIAPYHVVVIIPNITDQEQVAVAEKLYTELNQAGIETILDDRDERAGVKFKDADLIGIPYRIVTGRSLKQGKIEFVTRSTKESQDIAIEKVAKTLSEIIKNSYDFD; this is translated from the coding sequence ATGCGTTTATCTCAAATGTTATTTCAGACTTTGCGTGAAGATCCTGCCGAGGCTGAAATTAAGAGTCATAAGTTATTGTTAAGAGCCGGTTACATTCGTCGTATTGGCAGTGGAATCTATGCTTATCTCCCTCTAATGAATAGGGTTTTACAAAAAATATCTAATATTGTACGGGAAGAAATGAACGCTACAGGTGCGATGGAATGTTTATTGCCCCAAATGCAACCGGCGGAGTTGTGGCAGGAGTCAGGACGATGGGAAACTTATACGAAAGCTGAAGGTATTATGTTCTCTTTAATCGATCGACAAGATCGTTCTTTGGCTTTAGGGCCTACCCATGAGGAGGTTATCACCACGATCGCAAAAGAGATGATTAAGTCTTATCGTCAATTACCAACACATTTATATCAAATTCAAACAAAATTTAGAGATGAAATTCGTCCTCGTTTTGGGTTGATGCGCGGTAGAGAATTTATCATGAAAGATGGTTATTCGTTCCATACTTCCCCTGAATGTCTGAAAAAAACCTATCAAGATATGGATCAGGCTTATCGTAATATTTTCTCTCGCTGTGGCTTAAAATTTCAAGCTGTAGAGGCGGATTCTGGGGCGATCGGCGGATCGGGATCTCAAGAATTTATGGTGTTAGCAGATGCTGGAGAAGATGATATTGTTTATACCGAAGACGGCAAATATGCGGCCAATGTGGAAAAAGCCGTTTCCCTTCCTTCCGATGTTATTCCTTCTCCTTTTACAACCTACGAGAAAAAAGCGACTCCTCACACAGAAACGATCGCTAAAATAGCAAGTTTTTTAGAATGTTCTCCTACTAATATGGTTAAGAATGTTTTATACCAAGCCGTTTACGATTCAGGAAAAACGGTTCTAGTTTTAGTGAGTATTCGAGGAGATCAAGATGTCAATGAAGTAAAATTACAAAATGAGTTAGTAAAATTAGCTTCTAATTATCAAGCTACGACTGTCCTTAGTTTAACTGTTCCCGATCGTACTGCTCAAGGGAAATGGTCAACGAAACCTTTACCATTAGGTTATATCGCTCCAGATTTGAGTGATGATTATATTGCTAAGTCTGATCAAGTGGAAGGTAACTTCTTAAGATTAGTTGATCGAACTGCCGTTGATTTAGAAAACTTTGTTACTGGTGCTAATGAATCTGACTACCATGTGGTTGGTGCTAATTGGGGTAAAGAGTTCACTTTATCTAAATTAATTGTAGATGTGCGCAAAGCTCAAGTAGGAGATCGATCGATCCATGATCCAAACCAAGTATTACAAACTGCCCGAGGTATTGAAGTGGGGCATATTTTTCAACTAGGAACAAAATATTCTCAAGCAATGGGTGCCACTTACACCGGTGAAGACGGTACAGAAAAACCTTTTGTTATGGGATGTTATGGCATCGGAGTATCCCGTTTAGCACAAGCAGCCGTGGAACAATCTCACGATAAAGATGGTATTATCTGGCCTACCTCTATCGCCCCTTATCATGTCGTTGTGATAATTCCTAACATAACAGATCAAGAACAAGTTGCCGTTGCGGAAAAACTCTATACAGAATTGAATCAAGCAGGAATTGAAACCATTTTAGACGATCGAGATGAACGGGCAGGAGTAAAATTCAAAGATGCAGATTTAATCGGTATTCCTTATCGTATCGTTACAGGAAGATCTTTAAAACAAGGTAAAATAGAATTTGTGACTCGATCGACAAAAGAATCTCAAGATATAGCTATCGAAAAAGTAGCGAAAACTTTGTCAGAAATCATAAAAAATAGCTATGATTTTGATTAA
- a CDS encoding iron ABC transporter permease: protein MKDSFIVIRSNRPSFSLWLDSRVPKTLVILTILSLIAITISISYGEYYISPVDVIKTLWGFDTSSDFQFIINTLRLPRTLTAWLVGIGLAIAGCIMQTITHNPLADPSIIGINAGAGLAAVLFIVVFPSLPIALLPFSAFIGGILVALAIYAVAWQGENSIIRLILVGIGFNFIVSAITNIITTFGEINNVSQALIWLTGSVYGKTITQVLILSPWILIFTLVTWIMSKELNSLHLGENLGRGLGLPVQKTQLTLLISTVALSSASVSIAGAVGFVGLIAPHIARFLVGNTHQGLIPVTGLVGGLLVVSADLLGRLLFTPLELPCGIITAIIGAPYFIFLLSKSR, encoded by the coding sequence ATGAAAGATTCTTTTATTGTAATTCGATCGAACCGACCATCTTTTTCGCTATGGTTAGATAGTAGAGTGCCGAAAACTCTGGTAATTTTAACCATACTATCTTTAATTGCCATTACCATTAGCATTAGTTACGGCGAATATTATATTTCTCCGGTGGATGTGATTAAAACTTTATGGGGATTTGATACCTCGTCAGATTTTCAATTTATTATTAATACCCTTCGTTTACCCCGCACTCTTACAGCGTGGTTAGTGGGTATCGGGTTGGCGATCGCCGGTTGTATCATGCAGACTATTACTCATAACCCATTAGCTGATCCTAGTATTATCGGTATTAATGCTGGTGCAGGATTAGCCGCCGTCTTATTTATCGTGGTTTTTCCTTCTTTACCCATTGCCTTATTACCTTTTTCCGCTTTTATCGGGGGAATATTGGTGGCATTAGCTATTTATGCAGTGGCGTGGCAAGGAGAAAATTCGATTATTCGTTTGATATTAGTCGGTATTGGCTTTAATTTCATCGTTTCTGCTATCACTAATATTATTACAACCTTTGGAGAGATAAATAATGTTTCTCAAGCCCTAATCTGGTTAACGGGTAGCGTCTATGGAAAAACCATAACACAGGTTTTAATTTTATCGCCTTGGATTCTGATTTTTACCCTTGTGACGTGGATAATGAGTAAAGAGTTAAATAGTCTTCATTTAGGAGAAAATTTAGGAAGGGGATTAGGCTTACCCGTGCAAAAAACACAGTTAACCCTTTTAATCTCTACTGTAGCGCTTTCTAGTGCCAGTGTTTCGATCGCAGGGGCGGTGGGTTTTGTCGGTTTAATCGCTCCTCATATTGCCCGTTTTTTGGTAGGAAATACCCATCAAGGTTTAATTCCCGTGACGGGTTTAGTCGGAGGATTATTAGTAGTAAGTGCAGATTTATTAGGAAGATTATTATTTACGCCCCTTGAACTTCCCTGTGGTATTATTACAGCAATTATTGGTGCACCTTACTTTATTTTTTTATTAAGTAAATCTCGTTAG
- a CDS encoding Txe/YoeB family addiction module toxin — protein MVWKIEFSRRVLKDAKKIKSANLDNNLKQLLDILKINPYQPPYEKLSGNLKKYYSRRINIQHRLVYSIDEENKVIKIVSIWSHYE, from the coding sequence ATGGTGTGGAAGATTGAATTTAGTCGTAGAGTTTTAAAGGATGCTAAAAAAATCAAATCAGCTAACCTTGATAATAACCTTAAACAGTTATTGGACATCTTAAAAATAAATCCCTATCAACCTCCTTACGAAAAATTATCGGGAAATCTTAAAAAATATTATTCACGAAGGATTAATATTCAACATCGTCTTGTTTACTCCATTGATGAAGAAAATAAAGTAATCAAAATTGTCTCTATTTGGTCACATTATGAGTAA
- a CDS encoding type II toxin-antitoxin system Phd/YefM family antitoxin, with protein sequence MQVINASTARANLFGLVEQVNQDHLPRIITSKKGDAVLLSKEDWDSLQETLYLQSIGGLVESLKQAELEDDWVSEDEFLRVLDGVED encoded by the coding sequence ATGCAAGTAATAAATGCTAGTACGGCAAGAGCCAATTTATTTGGATTAGTAGAACAAGTGAACCAAGATCATCTCCCACGAATTATCACGAGCAAAAAAGGAGATGCAGTGTTATTGTCTAAGGAGGATTGGGATAGTTTACAGGAAACTCTGTATTTACAATCTATTGGGGGGTTAGTAGAATCCCTTAAACAAGCCGAGTTAGAGGATGATTGGGTATCGGAAGATGAATTTTTGAGGGTGTTAGATGGTGTGGAAGATTGA
- a CDS encoding iron ABC transporter permease: MRVSLKSKNSSIPLVIPLIGAIVVLSLSFLASLTFGVADITWQDLPQAFTAFDGSTSHLIITTIRLPRAIVALLVGGGLGVAGSLMQGITRNPLADPSILGINSGAVLAVVITTFLINEPSLNILAFFAFLGATISAIAVYFFASLGKNGLSPLSLTLAGSAITVFCSSITTGILIVNQRTLDEIRFWLAGSIAGRDIELIKHIFPYFVIGLILALILARQITILSLGEETAQGLGQNTLLIKIGAMVAVILLAGASVSLAGPIGFIGLIMPHLVRLLVGNDYRWILPFSMVGGAILLLNADVMSRLIIKPQEVPVGLILPILGAPFFIYLIRRRIRG; the protein is encoded by the coding sequence ATGAGAGTTAGTCTCAAGAGTAAAAATTCATCAATTCCTTTAGTTATCCCCCTAATAGGGGCAATAGTGGTTTTATCTCTTAGTTTTTTGGCTAGTTTAACCTTTGGAGTTGCTGATATTACTTGGCAAGATTTACCCCAAGCCTTTACTGCTTTTGATGGTTCAACATCTCACTTAATTATTACGACAATCAGACTACCGAGAGCGATCGTCGCTTTGTTGGTGGGCGGTGGCTTAGGAGTCGCTGGGAGTTTAATGCAGGGTATCACTCGAAATCCTTTAGCTGATCCTAGCATTTTAGGGATTAATAGTGGTGCAGTATTGGCAGTAGTAATCACCACTTTTTTAATCAATGAGCCTAGTTTAAATATTTTGGCTTTTTTTGCTTTCTTGGGGGCAACTATAAGTGCGATCGCAGTTTACTTTTTTGCTTCTTTGGGTAAAAATGGTTTATCACCTTTGAGTTTAACTTTAGCAGGTTCTGCCATTACTGTCTTTTGTTCTTCCATCACCACTGGTATTTTAATTGTTAATCAACGCACTCTCGATGAAATTCGTTTTTGGTTAGCAGGTTCGATCGCTGGAAGGGATATAGAATTAATTAAACATATATTCCCTTACTTTGTCATTGGCTTGATTTTAGCGTTAATTTTAGCACGACAAATAACGATTCTTAGTTTAGGGGAAGAAACCGCTCAAGGATTAGGACAAAATACTCTATTAATTAAAATTGGAGCGATGGTGGCAGTAATACTTTTAGCTGGTGCTAGTGTTTCTTTAGCAGGGCCTATTGGCTTTATAGGTTTAATTATGCCCCATTTAGTGCGTTTATTAGTGGGGAATGATTACCGTTGGATTTTGCCTTTTTCGATGGTTGGGGGTGCAATTTTATTGTTAAATGCCGATGTGATGAGTAGGTTAATTATTAAACCTCAAGAAGTACCAGTAGGTTTAATTTTGCCAATTTTGGGTGCGCCTTTCTTTATCTATCTTATTCGCAGGAGAATCAGGGGATAG